Proteins from one Stenotrophomonas aracearum genomic window:
- the secF gene encoding protein translocase subunit SecF yields the protein MKLFPLHILPNDTTIDFMRWRHVAMAVTIAVFLASVAIIGIKGFTFALDFTGGTLIEARFDRQVDVEEVRSRLEANGFEGTQVQSFGGNTDVLIRLAPHGEHAPGTGAASAEDKATGAAVLKAITTSENPATILRNEFVGPQIGKDLAMNGLYATIFMLAGFLIYIGFRFEWKFAVTASIVALFDLLVTLAYVSLMGREFDLNVLAGLLSVMGFAINDIIVVFDRVRENFRSLRVEPLEVLNRSINQTLSRTVITAVMFFLSALALYMYGGASMEGLAETHMVGAVIVVLSSILVAVPMLTIGFLRVSKQDLLPKAKDVEALARRP from the coding sequence ATGAAACTGTTTCCGCTGCACATCCTCCCGAACGACACCACGATCGACTTCATGCGGTGGCGCCATGTCGCCATGGCAGTCACCATCGCGGTGTTCCTGGCCTCGGTTGCCATCATCGGCATCAAGGGCTTCACCTTCGCACTGGACTTCACCGGCGGCACCCTGATCGAAGCGCGCTTCGATCGCCAGGTGGACGTGGAAGAAGTCCGCTCGCGCCTGGAAGCCAACGGCTTCGAAGGCACCCAGGTACAGAGCTTCGGTGGCAACACCGACGTGCTGATCCGACTGGCCCCGCACGGCGAGCATGCCCCCGGCACCGGCGCAGCCAGTGCAGAGGACAAGGCCACCGGCGCGGCGGTGCTCAAGGCGATCACCACCAGCGAGAACCCGGCCACGATCCTGCGCAATGAGTTCGTGGGCCCGCAGATCGGCAAGGACCTGGCCATGAACGGCCTGTACGCGACGATCTTCATGCTGGCCGGCTTCCTGATCTACATCGGCTTCCGCTTCGAGTGGAAGTTCGCGGTTACCGCGAGCATCGTGGCGCTGTTCGACCTGCTGGTGACGCTGGCCTACGTGTCGCTGATGGGCCGCGAGTTCGACCTGAACGTGCTGGCCGGCCTGCTGTCGGTGATGGGCTTTGCAATCAACGACATCATCGTGGTGTTCGACCGCGTCCGCGAGAACTTCCGCAGCCTGCGCGTGGAACCGCTGGAAGTGCTGAACCGCTCGATCAACCAGACGCTGTCGCGTACGGTGATCACTGCGGTGATGTTCTTCCTGTCGGCGCTGGCGCTGTACATGTACGGCGGCGCGTCGATGGAAGGCCTGGCCGAAACCCACATGGTGGGTGCAGTGATCGTGGTACTGTCCTCGATCCTGGTCGCGGTGCCGATGCTGACGATCGGCTTCCTGCGCGTGAGCAAGCAGGACCTGCTGCCGAAGGCCAAGGACGTCGAAGCCCTGGCGCGCCGTCCGTAA
- the secD gene encoding protein translocase subunit SecD, translated as MLEFPRWKYVVILIVLALSALYALPNIYQKDPAVQITANRGGQVDEALRERVLADLKAAGIANIGADKEGESLIVRLPDLHTQAAASARLRDSVGENYTVALNLASTVPDWLQRLGGRPMVLGLDLQGGVHFVLQVDQKAAIDKRMDAYAEDVRGTLRESRVPFQSVERRPDNSIVATLSPSTDDAAVDRARVALAKAQPTLGYDVVGKRITVTVPETELSQITNGAIEQNINTLRNRVNQLGVAEPIIQRQGADRVVVQLPGVQDTAEAKRMIGATATLEYRAVVDGNAQDAIDTGRIPPEAKVYTRRDTGAPILLNKRVIVTGDQMVAAQAVNDATTGTPSVSVTLNSVGGQRMFDFTSANVGKPMAVVYTERVPTVTTVDGKEVRSFRVNEEVISVANINGVFGKNFQTTGLEKKESEELAKLLKSGSLAAPMDFVEERVVGPSLGAENVERGITAVIYAFMFTLVFFTVYYRMFGLITSAAMLFNLLIVVAVMSLFGATMTLPGFAGLALSVGLSVDANVLINERIREELRAGVPGKTAIVTGYERASGTILDANLTGLIVGVALFAFGTGPLKGFALTMIIGIFASMFTAITVSRALATLIYGRRKKLQNVAI; from the coding sequence ATGCTTGAATTTCCACGCTGGAAATACGTCGTCATCCTGATCGTACTGGCGCTCAGCGCGCTGTACGCTCTGCCCAACATCTACCAGAAGGACCCCGCCGTCCAGATCACCGCCAACCGTGGCGGGCAGGTCGACGAGGCCCTTCGCGAGCGCGTGCTGGCCGACCTGAAGGCCGCCGGGATCGCCAACATCGGTGCGGACAAGGAAGGTGAGAGCCTGATCGTGCGCCTGCCGGACCTGCATACGCAGGCTGCGGCCAGCGCCCGGCTGCGCGACAGCGTGGGTGAGAACTACACGGTGGCACTGAACCTGGCCTCGACCGTGCCGGACTGGCTGCAGCGCCTGGGCGGTCGCCCGATGGTGCTGGGCCTGGACCTGCAGGGTGGCGTGCACTTCGTGCTGCAGGTCGACCAGAAGGCGGCCATCGACAAGCGCATGGACGCCTACGCCGAAGACGTGCGCGGCACGCTGCGCGAATCGCGCGTTCCGTTCCAGTCGGTCGAGCGTCGCCCGGACAACTCCATCGTCGCCACGCTGAGCCCGTCCACCGATGACGCGGCCGTGGACCGCGCCCGCGTGGCGCTGGCCAAGGCGCAGCCGACCCTGGGCTACGACGTGGTGGGCAAGCGCATCACCGTGACCGTGCCGGAAACCGAGCTGAGCCAGATCACCAACGGTGCGATCGAGCAGAACATCAACACCCTGCGCAACCGCGTCAACCAGCTGGGCGTGGCCGAGCCGATCATCCAGCGCCAGGGCGCCGACCGCGTGGTCGTGCAGCTCCCGGGCGTGCAGGACACCGCCGAAGCCAAGCGCATGATCGGTGCGACCGCCACCCTGGAATACCGTGCGGTGGTCGACGGCAATGCACAGGACGCCATCGACACCGGCCGCATTCCGCCGGAGGCCAAGGTCTACACGCGCCGTGACACGGGTGCCCCGATCCTGCTGAACAAGCGCGTGATCGTCACCGGCGACCAGATGGTCGCTGCCCAGGCGGTCAACGACGCCACCACCGGCACCCCGTCGGTCAGCGTGACGCTCAACAGCGTCGGCGGCCAGCGCATGTTCGACTTCACCAGCGCCAATGTCGGCAAGCCGATGGCGGTGGTGTACACCGAACGCGTGCCGACCGTGACCACGGTCGACGGCAAGGAAGTGCGCAGCTTCCGGGTCAACGAGGAAGTGATCTCGGTGGCCAACATCAACGGCGTGTTCGGCAAGAACTTCCAGACCACCGGTCTGGAGAAGAAGGAATCCGAAGAACTGGCCAAGCTGCTGAAGTCGGGCTCGCTGGCCGCGCCGATGGACTTCGTGGAAGAGCGCGTGGTCGGTCCCAGCCTGGGTGCCGAGAATGTCGAGCGCGGCATCACCGCGGTGATCTACGCCTTCATGTTCACCCTGGTGTTCTTCACCGTGTACTACCGCATGTTCGGCCTGATCACCTCGGCGGCGATGCTGTTCAACCTGCTGATCGTGGTTGCGGTGATGTCGCTGTTCGGCGCCACCATGACCCTGCCGGGCTTCGCCGGCCTGGCGTTGTCGGTGGGCCTGTCGGTCGACGCCAACGTGCTGATCAACGAGCGTATCCGTGAAGAGCTGCGTGCCGGCGTGCCGGGCAAGACCGCGATCGTGACCGGTTATGAGCGCGCCAGCGGCACCATCCTGGACGCCAACCTGACCGGCCTGATCGTGGGCGTGGCCCTGTTCGCGTTCGGTACCGGTCCGCTGAAGGGCTTCGCCCTGACCATGATCATCGGTATTTTCGCCTCGATGTTCACTGCGATCACCGTGTCGCGCGCCCTGGCGACGCTGATCTACGGTCGTCGCAAGAAGCTCCAGAACGTGGCCATCTGA